The proteins below are encoded in one region of Micromonospora sp. DSM 45708:
- a CDS encoding ABC transporter ATP-binding protein translates to MSNALPVADAARVRRYVRELVRRHPRGLTAALGLHALAAAAGLVTPRLLGDLVEGISQGVAATTVDRVVAAIAAFVVAQAVLVRFAHLASARLGERVLAELREEFVDRVLALPLSTVERAGTGDLLTRTTRDVSALSRTVRFAGPETLIAAVTVLLILGALVLTGPLLALPSLLAVPVIWAGTRWYLRRAPAGYLRENAAYSDITDGISETVEGARTTEALRQAARRRARGDADIRRSYAAERYTLYLRTVFWPVAEFGYLVPMVATLLIGGWFHLKGWATLGQVTAATLYAQQLTDPIERLLGWLDEFQVGGASLARLLGVASAPDERPPAPAAPRRPTTDSRLAAHDVRYAYRAGHDVLHGVTLVPRPGERLAMVGPSGAGKSTLGRLLAGVHTPSAGAVTVDGRPLAELPLDELRTHVALVSQEHHVFIGTLADNVAMVRPAADRAAVRAALAAVDALDWAEALPEGLETTVGAGGHPLTPAQSQQLALARLVLADPHTLVLDEATSLIDPRAARALERSLAAVLHGRTVIAIAHRLFSAHDADRVAVVSDGRITELGSHDELVAAGGSYAALWRSWHG, encoded by the coding sequence ATGAGCAACGCGCTGCCCGTCGCCGACGCCGCGCGGGTCCGCCGGTACGTGCGGGAGCTGGTCCGCCGGCACCCGCGTGGCCTGACCGCCGCGCTCGGCCTGCACGCGCTCGCCGCGGCGGCCGGGCTGGTCACCCCGCGCCTGCTCGGCGACCTGGTCGAGGGGATCTCGCAAGGCGTGGCGGCCACCACCGTGGACCGGGTGGTGGCGGCCATCGCCGCGTTCGTGGTGGCGCAGGCGGTGCTGGTCCGTTTCGCGCACCTGGCCTCGGCCCGGCTCGGTGAGCGGGTCCTCGCCGAGCTGCGTGAGGAGTTCGTCGACCGGGTGCTGGCGCTGCCGCTGTCCACCGTGGAGCGGGCCGGCACCGGTGATCTGCTCACCCGCACCACCCGGGACGTGTCCGCGCTGTCGAGGACGGTCCGTTTCGCCGGGCCGGAGACGTTGATCGCGGCCGTCACCGTGCTGCTGATCCTCGGCGCGCTGGTGCTGACCGGGCCGCTGCTGGCGCTGCCCAGCCTGCTCGCGGTGCCGGTGATCTGGGCCGGCACCCGGTGGTACCTGCGCCGCGCGCCGGCCGGCTACCTGCGGGAGAACGCCGCCTACTCGGACATCACCGACGGGATCAGCGAGACGGTCGAGGGGGCGCGGACCACCGAGGCGCTGCGTCAGGCGGCCCGCCGCCGGGCCCGTGGCGACGCCGACATCCGTCGCTCGTACGCGGCCGAGCGCTACACGCTGTACCTGCGGACCGTGTTCTGGCCGGTGGCCGAGTTCGGCTACCTGGTGCCGATGGTGGCCACGTTGCTGATCGGCGGTTGGTTCCACCTGAAGGGCTGGGCCACCCTGGGCCAGGTCACCGCCGCCACGCTCTACGCCCAGCAGCTCACCGACCCGATCGAGCGGCTGCTCGGCTGGCTGGACGAGTTCCAGGTGGGTGGCGCCTCGCTGGCCCGGCTGCTCGGCGTGGCCAGCGCGCCGGACGAGCGGCCCCCGGCGCCCGCCGCGCCGCGCCGGCCGACCACCGACAGCCGGCTCGCCGCGCACGACGTCCGGTACGCGTACCGCGCCGGCCACGACGTGTTGCACGGCGTGACGTTGGTGCCCCGGCCCGGGGAACGGCTGGCGATGGTGGGCCCGTCCGGGGCGGGCAAGTCCACCCTGGGCCGGCTGCTGGCCGGTGTGCACACGCCGTCCGCCGGTGCGGTGACCGTCGACGGTCGACCCCTCGCCGAGCTGCCCCTGGACGAGCTGCGTACCCACGTCGCGCTGGTCAGCCAGGAGCACCACGTGTTCATCGGCACGCTCGCCGACAACGTGGCGATGGTCCGGCCGGCCGCCGACCGGGCGGCGGTGCGCGCCGCGCTGGCCGCGGTCGACGCGCTGGACTGGGCGGAGGCGCTGCCGGAGGGCCTGGAGACGACCGTCGGGGCCGGCGGGCATCCGCTCACCCCGGCGCAGTCGCAGCAGCTCGCGCTGGCCCGGCTGGTGCTCGCCGACCCGCACACGCTGGTGCTGGACGAGGCCACCTCGCTGATCGACCCCCGGGCCGCCCGGGCGCTGGAGCGGTCGCTGGCCGCGGTGCTGCACGGGCGGACCGTGATCGCCATCGCGCACCGGCTGTTCTCCGCGCACGACGCGGACCGGGTGGCGGTGGTGTCCGACGGTCGGATCACC